GAAACATCATGGAACCGCGGATCACCCTGCTCCAGCAGCTCGAAGATGCCTCCGCCGTTGTCATTTGAGACCACGATGGTCAGGTTCTCGGGCCGCGGCTCGGTCGGGCCGATCAGCAGGCCCGAACTGTCGTGTACGAAGGTCAGGTCGCCGATCAGGGCCACCGTGCGACCGCCCTTGTGCGCCAACGCCGCGCCGATCGCGGTCGACACCGTGCCGTCGATACCGGCCACCCCCCGATTGGAGCGCACGCGAACATCTTTGGCGCCCCAGGGCACCAGCGAGGCGTCGCGGACCGGGTTGGACGCACCGAGCACCAACTGATCACCGTCGCGCAATGACCCACAGACCTGTGCCGCCACATGCAGACCCGTGGTGAGCGGATGCGTACTCAGCTGCCCGCGCACCGCATCGAGAGCCTTCCGGTGCGCGTGCGCGCACCGTTGCAGCCACCCGGGATCGGGGTTTCCAGAGGTGACGGCCCGGGTCCCGGTTGCCTGCGAGTTCCCCGACACATCGGGCCAACGCGGCCCGGTAGTCAACGCGTACACCGGAATCCGGCTGTCCGCCAACAACGATGACACCTGCCGGTGCAACGTTGGCCGCCCCAACATGATGACCTGCTGGGGATGCAGCAGCGTCAGCGCCAGCGGGTGAACCGGGTTATCCGGTTGCGGCGCAGTCGGTTCAGACACAGTCGGCAAGGCCGACAGGTTGGGATGGAAGGCTGCGCCGTGTCCCGCGATCACCACGGTGTCGGGAGTCAGATCGATCTCGACGGGCTCGTCGAACGTCACGTCCGGGGTGTACGTCCACGGCGCCCCACCGGGGCGTCCGGCGGGTACCGGCCCGCCGTCGCGATCGGGCACCAACGGTTCCCGCAGCGGGATGTCGAACTGCACGGGGCCGGCGTTGGCGGTGCGAGATCCCTTGGCGGCAGCCAAGACTCGACAGGTCGCCGACCGCCAATGCGGGTTCTGGGCCTCGATCTTCTCCGAGCCCTCTTCTGCCAGGCCAATGCTGATGGCGGCGCGTACCTGGGTGCCGAAGTAGCCCAACTGCTCCATGGTCTGGTTGGCGCCGGTGCCAAGCAGTTCGTAAGGGCGATTGGCAGACAGCACGATCAGTGGCACCCGCGCGTAGTTGGCCTCCACCACCGCCGGACCCAGATTGGCCACCGCGGTCCCTGAGGTCATCGCGACCGGCACGGGGGCGCCACTGGCGGCGGCCAATCCGACGGCCAGAAAACCTGCGGTGCGCTCATCGATGCGTACGTGCAGACGCAGCCGCCCGGCCTTGTCGGCGTCATGCAGCGCAAAGGCCAGCGGGGCATTGCGCGACCCGGGGCACAACACGACATCGCGGACACCACCGCGGATGAGCTCGTCGACGACGGCGTGGGCCTGTGCGGTCGACGGGTTCATGCCATCAGGGTGTCATACCGTCTGCGCGGTGCTCGCAAAGAACTCCAGGATCACGCGGTTGACCTCGTCGGGACGCTCGATGAAGCCCAGATGTCCGGCATCGGCGATCTCGACGTACTTGCCGCCGGGGATCGCGTCGGCCACCTCCTTGCCCAGGTAGGGCGGCAGGGTCATATCGTCGGTGAACCCGATGACCAGCGACGGAACGCTGATCTCCGCGTAGGCGCCGGGCCGGTCGGGAGCGGGTATCGCGCTGCGCTGGTGATCGATGCCACCCGAGGTCGGCTCGGGCCACAGCGTGAACATGTCGATCCAGTCCTTGATCGCGGCATCGTTGTTGAGGGTCTTGGGCGAGAAGTTCAACAGCAGGCGCATGGCCGCCTGGTATGCCGGCGGCACCGCGACACCCGACGCGGACAGTTCGAGCTCGGCCTTGCGGAAGAACGACCGCGTGGAGTCCTCTCTGCCCCGGGTACCCATGAACACCGCGGCGGTCACCAGATCGGGACGGGTGAGCGTGAGCTCCTGGGCGATGAGCGCCCCCATCGAGAACCCGACCAACCGCGCAGGGGCAGCACCGAGATCCTCGATGAGAGCCGCGGTGTCGTTCACCATGTCTTGCAGCGTGAATCCGTCCGCCGACTCGGTGGTAGGCGGTATCCCCCGGTTGTTGAAGGTGATGGTGCGATACCCCGCAGCGCGGAATGCCGGCACCTGATGCAGGTGCCAACTGCGCCCCGCGCCACCGCGCCCGGAGATGAAGACGACGGGATCGCCCGAGGCACCGAGCGCCAGGGGTCCACGATCGTCGTAACTGATCTGGATGCCGTTGATGTTCGCGAGAGGCACGTTGACTGAACCTACCGGTTCAGCCGCGAGTAGCAGTCGGCCACTCGGCGTCGCCACCAATCGCGCCTGTCAGCGGGCGCGGCGAGCGCGGTGAGCCGAGCCGGATCGGGCGCCAACGACGCCACCGGGAGGTAGCCGTCGACGGGAGACAAGGTCTGGGCGACGTCCTCGACAAAGAAGCCGCCGGTCCCCAAACCGCAGGCGTGCTCCAACCCCGGCAACGCCGCCGCCGCGCGCAAGCCGATTCCTATACCCACCGCACTGTCCAGTGCACTGGAGACCACCACGGGCATGCCGATGCGCTCGGCGATATCCAGCAGCGCCCGCACACCGCCCAGGGGCGCGACCTTGAGCACCGCGATATCGGCCGCCCGTGCCTGCGCGACGCGCAACGGATCGCTTGCGCGCCTGATACTTTCGTCTGCGGCAATCGGTACGTCAGGAAGCCGACGGCGCAGCTGCGCCAGTTCCTCCACGGTGGCACAGGGTTGTTCGGCGTACTCCAGAGCGCCGTCGCGGGTCAACGCGGTCAGTGCCCGAACCGCCTGCTCGACGGTCCAGCCTCCATTGGCATCGACGCGCACGGTAGGGATCTGCGCGCGTACCGCTTCCACGCGCGCGATGTCCTCATCGAGCGCCTGCCCTGGTTCTGCCACCTTGACCTTGGCGGTCCGTGCCCCCGGGAAGCGGGCCAGCACTCCGGGAACGTCCGCGGCCGCGACCGCGGGCACCGTCGCGTTGACCGGGATTCGCGTGCGTATCGGCGCGGGCAGCTCCGTGTAGGCGGCCTCGATGGCAGCGGCCAACCAGACGGATGCCTCGGGCGGCTGATACTCGGGGAAGGCACCGAACTCACCCCACCCTGCCGGGCCGTCGATCAGCGCCACCTCACGGACGGTGATGCCGCGAAATCGCACCCGCATGGGCAAGGCGACAACGTGCAGCCGGTCGAGCACATCGTCCACCGCGGGTAGCTCCACACCAGCGATCGTCGCACGCCCGGGCCGGTGCCATCGCCGCCGAATGTGACTTTGGGTTCTAGAACCGCACCCCGACCGGATGTAAATCTGCCCTGATCGGCGAGTACGTAAAGGAGAGCACATGCTGACGGTTCACGGTGTCGCGGGATTTCAATCGGGTTGTCGGTGCGCAGGCTGCTCTTCGGCGGAATCGCAGCGACTGCAGCGCATCGGCGACTCGGAACGCGCACGCTGGGAGCCCATCAACCAGCGGGCCACCCGGCGCTCACAACGCTACTTCGCAGACGCCTCCGACCGTCCACTGAACTGGCAGAAGCCGTGGACCACGGACGAGATCGACGCAGCGCTGGACACCTCCTCGACCGCCGCGCAGGTCGCCACACACTTGGGCCGCTCGGTCGGCGCCATACATGCGGCCCGCAGGCGGTTCCGACCACGCCCGCGCCGCAACTAGCCCTTCAACTGGTCAACTTTTGGTTGACATGCTCAAGTTCGTCAACCTAGAGTTGACGCATGCCCGAGTTCTCCATCTCCTTCGACAACCTGATCGAATCCGTGCGCGGGATGCATCCCGACGGCACGGCCCTGGACCACCTCTCGGATGCGATGCTGCTGTCCGGGCGCCTGTCCGATCACGCCGACGCGCTGATCGGGCACTTCGTGGACCAGGCCCGGCGTTCCGGTGCCTCCTGGAGTGAGATCGGTTCCAGCATGGGCGTCTCCAAGCAGGCCGCGCAGAAGCGCTTCGTGCCGTCGGTGCGGATGTTCTCCCGCTTTACCGACCGGGCCCGACGCGCCGTCGTCGCCGCGGCGGCGTTCGCACTGGCCGACGGCACACCGATCACCGTCGCTCACCTGCTGGCCGGCGCCATCAGCGATCCCAAAGGTCTTGCTGCACTGATCGTTACGCAGGCCGGCATCACGACAGAGGCTCTCGGAATCCCCGAGCGAACAGCACCCGACTACGACGCCGTCGCCCCCAGGTTGCCCACGGCGGAGTTCGACGGCGACGCACAAGAGGCCCTGGAAGCCACGCTGCACACCGCACTTCGGCTGGGCCACAACTACATCGGGACCGAGCATCTGCTGCTGGCCATCCTCTCCGGCCACACCGACGTCTCGCGGAAGCTCTCCGAACTGGGGCTCAACGCGATCGTGGCCGAGGAGCAGATCGCCCGGCTTCTCGGGGAGATCCTGCAGGGTAAGACCCCCTAGCCAGCGGGCACCCGAGGGCGTACCGTGATGTCATGTCAGTTGACATCAAACCCGTTCCCAAATGGCTCAGGTACTTCAACAAGGTCGTCATCGGCGGGCACAAGATAGGCCTCAAGTTGCCGATGGTGGTGCTGACCGTGCCGGGCGCCAAATCCGGCAAGCCGCGTTCGACTCCGATCACCCCGTTCACGCTCGACGGACATCGCTATGCCGTGGGCGGGGTGCCCGGCTCGGCCTGGATTGCCAATGCCCGCAAGGCCAAAGAGGGCACCTTGACCCGGGGACGCCACACCCAGCAGGTACGCATCGTCGAACTCTCCCCCGAGGACTCACGCCCGGTACTGCGCGCATTTCCCGTCGAGGTGCCTACCGGCGTGGGCTTCATCAGGAATGCCGGGCTGGTCAAGGAGGGCACCCCGGATGAGTTCGAGGCACTCGCCGGGATCGCCGCGGTGTTCCGGTTCGACCCGCCCGAGAGCTAGGCGCCCCAGCGCCACACGTACTGATCGTCGGACTCTTCACCCGGATGACGAATCCGCGATTGGTTTCCGCCACCGCGCTTGGCCTCGTACATCGCACGGTCGGCGCACGCGGTAAGCACGTCGATCGCTTCCCGGGAAGCCACCGACACCACCCGCGAGATCGCCTGGGCCGCAACACCCACACTCGCCGTCACCTCGATACCCGCCGGCATCGAGTTTGTGACGGCCTCCCTGAGCCGGGCGGCGAAGTCGCCGACGGCCCCCGCCGGGCAGACCGTCATCACCAGGAACTCCTCACCGCCCGAGCGGCCGACGACGCTTGCACCTATCGCCCCCGAGGTGAACGCATTGGCCAGGTCGACGAGTACCCGGTCCCCTGTGCCATGGCCGTAGCGGTCGTTGATCGACTTGAACCGGTCGATATCTACGATGGCCGCGGCAATCACCCCGTCGCCTTCCAAGAGGTGTTCTCGCGTCGACTCGCTGTACAGGCGCTGCCACTCACCGTAGATGCCACGGCGATTGAGTAGCCCGGTCAGCGGATCGCGCTGCGCGGCCAGCGCATCCAGACGCACCACGGCGATCCCGAATTGGATCACCGCGGGTATCAACACCACGACCAGCAGCATGCTGGTCACCTTCACCAGCGCGGTCATCGCCGCACCGATGGTCCCCTCGGCGAACAGCCGGGCCGAGAGCGCCACGATCATCGGCGCGCACCACGCGACGTGGGCCACCAATAGCCGGTTCCCTAGGAAGAAGCTGACGTACGCCCCGACAGGCGTGAACAGCACGGTCCCCACCAGACCCGCCAGCGGATCCGAGTCCTGCCAGCAGGCCAACGCGATGCCGACATCGGCGAAGGCGACGAACACCACCGCCTCACGCAGCGACGGCCACGGTCCGACTACCCAGCGCACCGCCCACCCGAGCGACCCGAGTGCACACACCCCGACGATGACGCGACCGATCGTGCTGCGTGGCCCGGTGTCACTGAACTGCACGACAACACAGATCGCGGCGAATATCAGCGCATACGCACCGATGAGGTTGCGAACCGTCCGATCGAGCTTGCGTGCGTGCAAGAAGGCTCGCAGCCAGCCCGTAGGCACCGGCTCGGTCCACCATTGGCGCAGAAAGCCCATCCACGCGGTGGAGCGGACGTACGAGAGAATCACGATGTCGCGATGCCCGGATTGGCGGTCGGGGCATTACGTCTCGGCACCATCCGCGCCGTCGGCAACGGCGGCGCGGGCAGTCGGGCCACCGCACCCCGGTAACCTTCCACCTGCCCGAAGCGTTCCGACTCGGCCTGCCATTCCTCGCGGAACCCCACGATCTCGTCGTGGTCACGAGCGACGAAGTTCCACCACATCACGATCTGTTCGCCGAACGGCCTGCCGCCCAACAGGATCGCGCGCGCCACCTCATCCGTGGGATTCGTCACGGCGAGCTGCTGCACCCCCGTGCCGACGTATCCGAGCTCCCCACGCGACAGCCGGGTGCCCGACAACTCAAGGGCCTCGGTGTCTACCAAGAGCCCGTGCTCGAACCCTGGATCGATGTCGAAACGCACCGCGCTGCGCGGCTCTAGCAACAGCTCCGCACCCAGCAACGGGGTGGCGGTACGCACCGGCGATACCTGCCCTGCCAACGCACCCAAGAACACCCGCAGGCTCACCCCACCCACGACGACGACCTCGGGCGCGTAGTGCTGGAAGTCTCGTGCCGCGTCCCGCGCTTCGCCGGGCAGAGCTACCCATAGCTGCACGCCGTGCAGCGTGGTAGTGCCGGCCGTCGACACCTCCGAATGACAGATACCGCGGCCACCGGTCATCAGATTGAGCTCCCCCGGACGCACCATTGCGTGCACCCCGTTGCTATCGCGATGCTCGATCTCTCCGGTGAACAGCCAGCTCACCGTCTGCAGGCCGGTATGCGGGTGGGGCGCGACATCCATGCCACCGGTCCGGCTGACCTCGTGGGGTCCGTAGTGGTCGGCAAAACACCAGGCGCCGATTAGGGATCGCTGGGCCTGGGGCAAGGTCCGCAGCACCGTCATCGCACGCGGTCCGCCGAGCGGAACCTCTCGGGCAGTGAGTATTTCGACCACCGGACGTCCGGCGCCGTCCCGTGGGCAGGGGCCACCCTCACAGCGGGTTTCCGTCGGGGTGGTCTCGGTGTTGCTCATGTCATCATCATCGGCCGAACTGGCGGCACGTGCGGCATAGTTGGTCACCATGGACCGATCCGAAGCCACAGCCACGGTCGCCGACGCACCGGACAACCACCGATT
The nucleotide sequence above comes from Mycobacteroides saopaulense. Encoded proteins:
- the menD gene encoding 2-succinyl-5-enolpyruvyl-6-hydroxy-3-cyclohexene-1-carboxylic-acid synthase — translated: MNPSTAQAHAVVDELIRGGVRDVVLCPGSRNAPLAFALHDADKAGRLRLHVRIDERTAGFLAVGLAAASGAPVPVAMTSGTAVANLGPAVVEANYARVPLIVLSANRPYELLGTGANQTMEQLGYFGTQVRAAISIGLAEEGSEKIEAQNPHWRSATCRVLAAAKGSRTANAGPVQFDIPLREPLVPDRDGGPVPAGRPGGAPWTYTPDVTFDEPVEIDLTPDTVVIAGHGAAFHPNLSALPTVSEPTAPQPDNPVHPLALTLLHPQQVIMLGRPTLHRQVSSLLADSRIPVYALTTGPRWPDVSGNSQATGTRAVTSGNPDPGWLQRCAHAHRKALDAVRGQLSTHPLTTGLHVAAQVCGSLRDGDQLVLGASNPVRDASLVPWGAKDVRVRSNRGVAGIDGTVSTAIGAALAHKGGRTVALIGDLTFVHDSSGLLIGPTEPRPENLTIVVSNDNGGGIFELLEQGDPRFHDVSSRIFGTPHDVDIAALCRAYHVDSHSISVEELGAALDEPAGGIRVLEVKADRSTLRELHAAIRAAL
- a CDS encoding alpha/beta fold hydrolase; its protein translation is MPLANINGIQISYDDRGPLALGASGDPVVFISGRGGAGRSWHLHQVPAFRAAGYRTITFNNRGIPPTTESADGFTLQDMVNDTAALIEDLGAAPARLVGFSMGALIAQELTLTRPDLVTAAVFMGTRGREDSTRSFFRKAELELSASGVAVPPAYQAAMRLLLNFSPKTLNNDAAIKDWIDMFTLWPEPTSGGIDHQRSAIPAPDRPGAYAEISVPSLVIGFTDDMTLPPYLGKEVADAIPGGKYVEIADAGHLGFIERPDEVNRVILEFFASTAQTV
- a CDS encoding o-succinylbenzoate synthase, which encodes MELPAVDDVLDRLHVVALPMRVRFRGITVREVALIDGPAGWGEFGAFPEYQPPEASVWLAAAIEAAYTELPAPIRTRIPVNATVPAVAAADVPGVLARFPGARTAKVKVAEPGQALDEDIARVEAVRAQIPTVRVDANGGWTVEQAVRALTALTRDGALEYAEQPCATVEELAQLRRRLPDVPIAADESIRRASDPLRVAQARAADIAVLKVAPLGGVRALLDIAERIGMPVVVSSALDSAVGIGIGLRAAAALPGLEHACGLGTGGFFVEDVAQTLSPVDGYLPVASLAPDPARLTALAAPADRRDWWRRRVADCYSRLNR
- a CDS encoding Clp protease N-terminal domain-containing protein; this translates as MPEFSISFDNLIESVRGMHPDGTALDHLSDAMLLSGRLSDHADALIGHFVDQARRSGASWSEIGSSMGVSKQAAQKRFVPSVRMFSRFTDRARRAVVAAAAFALADGTPITVAHLLAGAISDPKGLAALIVTQAGITTEALGIPERTAPDYDAVAPRLPTAEFDGDAQEALEATLHTALRLGHNYIGTEHLLLAILSGHTDVSRKLSELGLNAIVAEEQIARLLGEILQGKTP
- a CDS encoding nitroreductase/quinone reductase family protein, translating into MSVDIKPVPKWLRYFNKVVIGGHKIGLKLPMVVLTVPGAKSGKPRSTPITPFTLDGHRYAVGGVPGSAWIANARKAKEGTLTRGRHTQQVRIVELSPEDSRPVLRAFPVEVPTGVGFIRNAGLVKEGTPDEFEALAGIAAVFRFDPPES
- a CDS encoding GGDEF domain-containing protein, whose translation is MILSYVRSTAWMGFLRQWWTEPVPTGWLRAFLHARKLDRTVRNLIGAYALIFAAICVVVQFSDTGPRSTIGRVIVGVCALGSLGWAVRWVVGPWPSLREAVVFVAFADVGIALACWQDSDPLAGLVGTVLFTPVGAYVSFFLGNRLLVAHVAWCAPMIVALSARLFAEGTIGAAMTALVKVTSMLLVVVLIPAVIQFGIAVVRLDALAAQRDPLTGLLNRRGIYGEWQRLYSESTREHLLEGDGVIAAAIVDIDRFKSINDRYGHGTGDRVLVDLANAFTSGAIGASVVGRSGGEEFLVMTVCPAGAVGDFAARLREAVTNSMPAGIEVTASVGVAAQAISRVVSVASREAIDVLTACADRAMYEAKRGGGNQSRIRHPGEESDDQYVWRWGA
- a CDS encoding pirin family protein, with product MSNTETTPTETRCEGGPCPRDGAGRPVVEILTAREVPLGGPRAMTVLRTLPQAQRSLIGAWCFADHYGPHEVSRTGGMDVAPHPHTGLQTVSWLFTGEIEHRDSNGVHAMVRPGELNLMTGGRGICHSEVSTAGTTTLHGVQLWVALPGEARDAARDFQHYAPEVVVVGGVSLRVFLGALAGQVSPVRTATPLLGAELLLEPRSAVRFDIDPGFEHGLLVDTEALELSGTRLSRGELGYVGTGVQQLAVTNPTDEVARAILLGGRPFGEQIVMWWNFVARDHDEIVGFREEWQAESERFGQVEGYRGAVARLPAPPLPTARMVPRRNAPTANPGIATS